Proteins from a genomic interval of Tautonia rosea:
- a CDS encoding DUF1549 domain-containing protein, translating to MRPWYGYPTTTAVLMALLWAGFAQADDAETPADPADAKVSYYEQIRPIFEANCQGCHQPAKAGGKFVMTEFERLLSGGESTLPAIVPGDPVESYLIDQITPTNGEALMPQDAPPLLDAEIALIRQWIAEGAIDDTPANVRTTFSAENPPVYVRPPVIASMDVSPDGSTIAVAGFHEVLLLSAETLERTGRLIGLSERIESVAFSPDGSKLAVTGGNPGRLGEVQIWDVASSRLIRSVPVTYDTVYGASWSPDGTKIAFGCADNSVRAIDVTTGEQVLFLLAHEDWALDTVFSAKGSHLISVGRDMAVKLTEIETQRFVDNITSITPGALKGGVNAVARHPDRDEIVVGGSDGVPKLYRVERLTKRVIGDDGNLIREFPAMKGRIFSVAVSPDGSMIAAASALDGQGEVAIFSYDFDTSLPDEIKEINEKVVTTRSAEEVQKLNAYHTEGVREIARLSVSETGLYSIAFGADGRLLASGGDGIIRVIDAATGTVVDQVSPAPLEEGSAEVAEAGKPVRPKRVAVDDSTEVAEADRLPEGAELVELTITPSEIRLVNLFDSVQIVVSGTLSSGAVVDLTRTVDLSLSSPVVEVARSGFVTPKADGNGMLEVSIAGKSTKVPVRVEGLSQPFEVDFVRDVNPVLSRLGCNQGTCHGAQDGKNGFKLSLRGYDPIFDIRSLTDDHAARRVNLASPDDSLMLLKPTGGVAHVGGVLMDTEEPNYRILRDWIASGASLNLETPRVTNIEVQPSNPIIDRIGARQQLRVVATYADGTRRDVTQNAFLESGNTEVAEAGERGLISAIRRGEAPILARFEGAYAATTLTVMGDRSGFVWVEPETYNAVDDLVVRKWERMKILPSDLCTDTEFLRRAHLDLTGLPPSPEQVTAFLDDPRPSREKREALVEELIGSEAFVEYWTNKWADLLQVNAKFLAPEGARAFRNWIREEVAANTPYDEFVRKIVTASGSNRENPAASYYKILRTPEETMENTTHLFLGIRFNCNKCHDHPFERWTQDQYYETSAFFAQVALATDPESGDRRIGGSAVEGAKPLFEIVSDTSPTEVIHERTGAPTEPVFPYESAHEAPEDAPRRVALASWITSPDNQYFARSYANRIWGYLMGVGLIEPLDDIRAGNPPTNPELLDYLTDEFVSSGFDVQHLMRLIATSRTYQLSVETNEWNTDDTINYASARPKRLPAEVLYDAIYKVAGATPNIPGVPEGTRAAALPDSGIDLPSGFLTTFGRPVRESACECERSDDLQLGPIMALVSGPTVAEAIGDPKNAIASIVKEEDGNASLINDLFLRILNRPAKVSEIDACLAVFDEIGADHQELVAALAKREAEVAALMPQWEREREEAIASAREALSAFEEEIAPRIAEQEQERQEKIAAARADLEGYTSNDLPTKISQWAEEQSKNLVAWESLQARRMTASNGSTLDQREDRSIVASGDKNGQGIYTIVAETELTGLTALRLEVLTDESLPRNGPGRAKDGNFVLNEIEVYAAPLTDPTQVRKLSLVNPLADFSQDNLPIAAAVDGNDKDPAQGWAVSPASGVPHWATFQLAEPLNHPGGTLLTIKMVQNFQSREHSIGRFRLALSAQPEPVGVSLPDAFASLVAAGESQWTDEQRASVMAYFKAIDQPYRQKEQALAQAEQPLPEDPKLVQLRQRLTEAEQPLPEDPTLVRLRTDLAMSTNQLESRRLTAAQDIAWALINSPAFLFNH from the coding sequence ATGAGACCTTGGTACGGGTACCCGACGACGACCGCGGTCCTGATGGCCCTGCTCTGGGCTGGTTTCGCACAGGCCGACGACGCCGAGACCCCGGCCGATCCGGCCGATGCGAAGGTCAGCTATTACGAGCAAATCCGGCCGATCTTCGAGGCGAACTGCCAGGGATGCCACCAGCCGGCGAAAGCCGGGGGCAAGTTCGTGATGACCGAGTTCGAACGGTTGCTCAGTGGAGGGGAATCGACCTTGCCGGCCATCGTGCCGGGAGATCCGGTGGAAAGCTACCTGATCGATCAGATCACGCCGACCAATGGCGAGGCGCTCATGCCCCAGGATGCGCCGCCGTTGCTCGACGCCGAGATCGCTCTGATTCGCCAGTGGATCGCCGAAGGGGCCATCGACGACACCCCAGCCAATGTCCGGACCACCTTCAGCGCAGAAAACCCGCCGGTTTACGTCCGTCCGCCGGTGATCGCGTCGATGGACGTTTCGCCTGATGGAAGCACGATCGCCGTTGCCGGTTTCCACGAGGTTTTGCTCCTGTCAGCCGAAACCCTGGAACGCACGGGCCGACTGATCGGTCTTTCCGAGCGGATCGAGTCGGTCGCGTTTTCCCCGGATGGCTCGAAGCTGGCCGTGACCGGTGGTAATCCGGGGCGGTTGGGCGAGGTGCAAATCTGGGATGTGGCCTCGTCTCGCCTGATTCGATCGGTCCCGGTCACGTACGACACGGTCTATGGCGCGAGCTGGTCGCCCGATGGGACGAAGATTGCCTTCGGTTGCGCCGACAATTCGGTCCGGGCGATTGACGTGACCACGGGAGAGCAGGTGCTCTTTCTCCTCGCCCATGAAGACTGGGCGCTCGACACGGTGTTCTCGGCGAAGGGGTCGCACCTGATCTCGGTCGGTCGAGACATGGCGGTGAAGCTGACGGAGATCGAGACGCAGCGATTTGTGGACAACATCACCTCGATCACTCCCGGAGCCTTGAAGGGAGGGGTCAATGCCGTGGCCCGGCACCCGGATCGGGATGAGATTGTGGTCGGCGGCTCGGACGGTGTGCCCAAGCTCTACCGGGTCGAGCGTTTGACAAAACGCGTGATCGGCGACGATGGCAACCTGATCCGCGAGTTCCCGGCGATGAAGGGCCGGATCTTCTCGGTGGCCGTCAGCCCCGACGGATCGATGATCGCCGCGGCCAGCGCGCTTGATGGTCAAGGAGAGGTCGCCATCTTCTCCTACGACTTCGACACGAGCCTGCCGGACGAGATCAAGGAAATCAATGAGAAGGTCGTGACCACGCGATCGGCCGAAGAGGTTCAGAAGCTCAACGCCTATCACACGGAAGGGGTCCGCGAGATCGCTCGCCTGAGCGTTTCTGAGACGGGCCTCTATTCCATTGCCTTCGGGGCCGATGGTCGTTTGCTGGCGTCCGGGGGCGACGGGATCATTCGGGTGATTGATGCCGCGACGGGTACGGTCGTGGATCAGGTGTCTCCCGCCCCGCTTGAAGAAGGTTCGGCCGAGGTCGCCGAGGCTGGCAAACCGGTTCGGCCCAAGCGTGTCGCCGTGGATGACTCGACCGAAGTGGCCGAGGCCGACCGCCTGCCCGAAGGAGCTGAGCTTGTCGAACTGACCATCACTCCGAGCGAGATCCGACTGGTCAACCTGTTTGATTCGGTTCAGATCGTCGTCAGCGGCACTCTTTCGAGCGGCGCGGTGGTCGACCTGACCCGAACGGTTGACCTGAGCCTGTCGAGCCCGGTGGTCGAGGTTGCCCGATCCGGTTTCGTCACGCCAAAGGCCGATGGAAATGGAATGCTTGAGGTGTCGATCGCGGGCAAATCGACCAAGGTTCCGGTGAGGGTCGAGGGGCTTTCGCAGCCCTTTGAGGTCGACTTCGTCCGGGACGTGAACCCGGTCCTCTCACGCCTTGGCTGCAATCAGGGAACCTGTCACGGGGCCCAAGACGGCAAAAACGGCTTCAAACTGTCGCTCCGAGGGTATGACCCGATCTTCGACATCCGATCGTTGACCGACGACCACGCGGCGAGGCGGGTGAACCTGGCCTCTCCCGACGATAGCCTGATGCTGCTCAAGCCGACCGGCGGCGTGGCCCACGTCGGCGGGGTCTTGATGGACACCGAGGAGCCGAACTATCGGATTCTCCGCGACTGGATCGCCTCGGGAGCGTCGCTCAACCTGGAAACGCCCCGGGTGACGAACATCGAGGTCCAGCCGTCGAACCCGATAATCGATCGGATTGGCGCTCGCCAGCAGTTGCGCGTGGTGGCAACCTATGCCGACGGGACTCGCCGCGACGTGACGCAAAACGCCTTCCTTGAAAGTGGCAACACCGAAGTGGCCGAGGCCGGTGAACGTGGCCTCATCTCCGCCATTCGGCGTGGCGAGGCCCCGATCCTCGCCCGATTCGAAGGAGCCTACGCGGCCACCACCTTGACCGTCATGGGTGATCGGAGCGGCTTCGTCTGGGTCGAGCCGGAAACCTACAACGCGGTTGATGATCTGGTTGTCCGCAAGTGGGAACGGATGAAGATCCTTCCTTCGGACCTTTGCACCGATACGGAGTTCCTCCGCCGGGCTCATCTCGATCTGACCGGCCTGCCGCCGTCTCCTGAACAGGTCACGGCCTTCCTTGACGATCCGAGGCCGAGTCGCGAGAAGCGCGAGGCGTTGGTCGAGGAACTGATCGGGTCCGAGGCGTTCGTCGAGTATTGGACGAACAAATGGGCCGACCTGCTTCAGGTCAACGCGAAGTTCCTCGCTCCCGAGGGGGCAAGAGCCTTCCGGAACTGGATTCGGGAGGAAGTCGCGGCCAATACGCCGTACGACGAGTTCGTCCGCAAGATCGTGACCGCAAGCGGCTCGAACCGAGAGAACCCGGCGGCGTCGTATTACAAGATCCTTCGCACCCCGGAGGAGACGATGGAGAATACGACCCACCTGTTCCTCGGGATCCGCTTCAACTGCAACAAGTGCCACGACCACCCGTTCGAGCGCTGGACCCAGGACCAGTATTACGAGACGTCCGCCTTCTTCGCCCAGGTGGCGCTTGCGACCGATCCAGAGAGTGGAGATCGCCGCATTGGAGGATCGGCCGTCGAGGGGGCCAAGCCGCTCTTTGAGATTGTCAGCGATACCTCGCCAACGGAAGTGATTCACGAACGTACCGGAGCCCCGACGGAGCCGGTCTTCCCGTATGAGAGTGCCCACGAGGCACCCGAGGACGCCCCTCGCCGCGTGGCGCTGGCCTCATGGATCACCTCACCCGACAACCAGTACTTCGCCCGGAGCTACGCGAACCGGATCTGGGGGTACTTGATGGGAGTCGGCTTGATCGAGCCGCTCGACGACATCCGCGCCGGCAACCCACCGACAAACCCTGAACTGCTTGATTATTTGACCGACGAGTTCGTGTCCAGTGGGTTCGATGTGCAGCACCTGATGCGGCTCATCGCCACCTCTCGGACCTATCAGCTTTCGGTCGAGACGAACGAGTGGAACACCGACGATACCATCAACTACGCCAGCGCCCGACCGAAGCGACTGCCGGCCGAGGTTCTGTACGACGCGATCTACAAGGTCGCCGGTGCCACGCCGAATATTCCCGGTGTGCCGGAAGGGACCCGAGCGGCCGCCTTGCCCGACTCGGGAATCGACCTGCCCAGTGGATTCCTGACGACCTTCGGCCGACCGGTCCGCGAGAGCGCCTGCGAATGCGAGCGGTCCGACGACCTTCAGCTCGGGCCGATCATGGCCCTGGTGAGCGGCCCGACCGTCGCTGAGGCGATCGGCGACCCGAAGAACGCGATTGCCTCGATCGTGAAGGAGGAGGACGGGAACGCCTCGCTCATCAACGATTTGTTTTTGCGGATCCTCAACCGGCCGGCAAAGGTGAGCGAGATCGATGCCTGCCTCGCCGTCTTCGATGAGATCGGTGCGGATCATCAGGAACTCGTCGCCGCTCTTGCGAAGCGAGAGGCGGAAGTCGCCGCCCTGATGCCTCAGTGGGAACGGGAACGCGAGGAGGCTATCGCCTCCGCCCGCGAGGCCCTGTCGGCCTTCGAGGAAGAAATCGCCCCCCGGATCGCCGAGCAAGAACAGGAGCGCCAGGAGAAGATCGCCGCAGCCAGAGCCGATCTGGAGGGGTATACGTCCAACGACCTGCCTACCAAGATCAGTCAGTGGGCCGAGGAGCAGTCGAAGAACCTCGTGGCCTGGGAATCGCTGCAAGCCCGCCGCATGACGGCCTCGAACGGCTCGACCCTGGACCAGCGAGAGGACCGCTCGATCGTGGCCTCGGGCGACAAGAATGGCCAGGGGATTTACACGATCGTGGCCGAGACGGAGCTGACGGGACTGACCGCGCTTCGGCTCGAAGTGTTGACCGATGAGTCCTTGCCCCGCAACGGGCCAGGGCGGGCAAAGGACGGCAACTTCGTGCTCAACGAGATCGAGGTCTACGCCGCCCCGCTGACCGATCCGACGCAGGTCCGGAAGCTCTCACTTGTCAATCCGCTGGCCGACTTCAGCCAGGACAATCTCCCGATTGCCGCCGCGGTTGACGGCAACGACAAGGACCCGGCACAGGGCTGGGCCGTCTCGCCGGCCTCGGGGGTGCCCCACTGGGCCACCTTCCAGCTGGCCGAGCCGCTCAATCACCCCGGAGGCACCCTGCTGACCATCAAGATGGTGCAGAATTTCCAGAGCCGGGAGCATTCGATCGGCCGGTTCCGTCTCGCGCTCAGCGCCCAGCCGGAGCCGGTGGGCGTGAGCCTTCCCGACGCGTTTGCATCGCTGGTCGCTGCTGGGGAATCCCAGTGGACCGACGAGCAACGGGCTTCGGTCATGGCCTACTTCAAGGCCATTGATCAGCCGTACCGACAGAAAGAGCAGGCTCTCGCGCAGGCCGAGCAGCCGTTGCCCGAAGATCCGAAGCTCGTCCAGCTTCGCCAGCGCTTGACCGAAGCGGAGCAGCCGCTTCCCGAGGACCCGACCCTGGTCCGGCTTCGGACTGACCTGGCCATGAGCACCAATCAGCTCGAATCCCGCCGGCTCACGGCGGCCCAGGATATCGCCTGGGCCCTGATCAACAGCCCGGCGTTCCTGTTCAATCATTGA
- a CDS encoding DUF1501 domain-containing protein: MLFVPGPSGKDLCDDHLGATRRDILRVGASGLFGLSLGSLLQLQAASANDAGRLAGGPGWGKAKSVILVYLQGGPSHLDLWDPKDDAPEKVRSAFKSISTNVPGVNVTEILPQMAQIADKYTFIRSMSYTPNGLFNHTAAIYQMMTGYTTDKVSPSGQLEPPSPKDFPNFGSNIIRIQPPTVPMLPFVMLPRPLQESNVVGKGGTAGFLGKAFDPYTLYPEGDDMDMEKMSRIKVDDLQLRPEVFALRLQRRAKLREALNDAMPVLDESVSNYNLNEYYDRALSLVVSGKAREAFDLAQEKTPLRDRYGRNTFGQSCLLARRLVEAGTRVVEVIWPKVANSDNHSWDHHVGLTERMKNQSGPMLDQGLSALITDLDERGMLDDTLVVAVGEFGRSPQKGVSTSGNGNSADGRDHWPYCYTAVMAGAGIRRGNVHGKSDKTGSSPVDDPVHPNELLATIYHSFGIAPDTIVYNHLNQPRELVKGEAVTSLFG, encoded by the coding sequence ATGCTGTTCGTTCCCGGACCCAGCGGCAAGGACCTCTGCGACGACCATCTCGGCGCCACTCGGCGCGATATTCTCCGCGTGGGGGCGTCGGGCCTGTTCGGCCTGTCGCTCGGCTCCCTGCTTCAGTTGCAGGCCGCTTCTGCCAACGACGCCGGACGGCTCGCGGGCGGCCCCGGCTGGGGCAAGGCCAAGAGCGTGATCCTCGTCTACCTGCAGGGCGGCCCGAGCCACCTTGACCTCTGGGACCCCAAGGACGACGCCCCGGAGAAGGTCCGAAGCGCCTTCAAGTCGATCTCGACCAATGTGCCGGGTGTCAACGTCACCGAAATTCTACCCCAGATGGCCCAGATTGCGGATAAATACACCTTTATCCGCTCGATGAGCTACACCCCCAACGGCCTGTTCAACCACACGGCCGCGATCTACCAGATGATGACCGGCTACACGACCGATAAGGTCAGCCCCTCTGGTCAGCTCGAACCGCCGAGCCCGAAAGACTTTCCAAACTTCGGCTCGAACATCATCCGGATTCAGCCGCCAACGGTGCCAATGCTGCCGTTCGTCATGCTTCCGCGTCCGTTGCAAGAGTCGAACGTGGTGGGCAAGGGGGGGACCGCCGGGTTCCTCGGCAAGGCGTTCGACCCGTACACCCTCTACCCCGAGGGTGACGACATGGACATGGAGAAGATGAGCCGGATCAAGGTCGATGACCTCCAACTCCGTCCCGAGGTCTTCGCCCTTCGACTTCAGCGCCGGGCCAAGCTCCGCGAGGCCCTGAACGACGCGATGCCAGTGCTTGATGAGTCGGTCTCGAACTACAACCTGAACGAGTATTACGATCGGGCGCTTAGCCTCGTCGTCTCGGGCAAGGCCCGCGAGGCGTTCGATCTGGCCCAGGAAAAGACCCCGCTGCGTGACCGTTACGGCCGCAACACCTTCGGCCAGAGCTGCCTGTTGGCTCGGCGGCTGGTTGAGGCGGGAACCCGGGTCGTCGAGGTCATCTGGCCGAAGGTCGCAAACAGCGACAACCACTCGTGGGACCACCACGTCGGCCTGACCGAGCGGATGAAGAATCAGTCGGGCCCGATGCTCGACCAGGGGCTCTCAGCCCTCATCACTGACCTGGACGAGCGAGGGATGCTGGACGACACGCTCGTCGTGGCCGTCGGTGAGTTCGGCCGTAGCCCGCAGAAGGGGGTCAGCACGTCCGGCAACGGCAACAGCGCCGACGGCCGCGACCACTGGCCGTACTGTTACACCGCCGTCATGGCCGGGGCCGGCATCCGTCGCGGCAACGTCCACGGCAAGTCGGACAAGACCGGCTCGTCTCCGGTCGATGATCCGGTCCACCCCAACGAGCTGCTGGCGACGATCTACCACTCGTTTGGGATTGCCCCGGACACGATCGTTTACAACCACCTGAACCAGCCCCGCGAGCTGGTGAAGGGTGAGGCGGTCACCTCGCTCTTCGGCTGA
- the truD gene encoding tRNA pseudouridine(13) synthase TruD has product MKIKCRPEDFRVEELPTVQPGDRGRFVLYRLTKRGIGTPEAIESIRRRWNLPPDVVRHGGLKDRHALTIQYLSIFKGPERSLHQEQIDLEPIGRIDEPYGPSSFRGNHFGIVLRDLSDEEAARALQAATEIPRDGIPNYFDDQRFGSVGPSGEFIGRAWITGDHERALWLALAEENDSDRPGDARQKAILRELWGQWPEAKDTLDRSHIRSIVTYLVDHPTDFRGAFARVRRDLRSIYFSAYQSHLWNLILGRFIERLTRPEQRVMHPFRTAMLPVPVGLEPEQVDRLAKTRLPLPASRTVIGSDEVAEIARSVVVEQGMAWEDLRVRHLKDVFLSKGDRAAIFRAGRWSQSDLKDDDLYRGRKTLELEFELPRGAYATLIVKRLTDAAGGPSTAL; this is encoded by the coding sequence GTGAAGATCAAGTGCCGACCCGAGGACTTCCGGGTCGAGGAATTGCCCACTGTTCAGCCCGGAGACCGGGGCCGCTTCGTCCTCTACCGATTAACCAAGCGAGGAATCGGCACGCCTGAGGCAATCGAGTCAATCCGACGCCGCTGGAACCTTCCGCCCGACGTCGTCCGTCACGGAGGATTGAAGGATCGGCATGCGTTGACGATTCAATACCTCTCGATCTTCAAAGGGCCCGAGCGGTCCTTGCATCAGGAACAGATCGACCTGGAGCCGATCGGTCGGATCGACGAGCCGTACGGGCCGTCGTCGTTCCGGGGAAACCATTTCGGAATCGTCCTCCGCGACCTGTCAGACGAAGAGGCGGCCCGGGCGCTTCAGGCGGCAACGGAGATTCCTCGCGACGGCATCCCGAACTACTTCGACGACCAGCGGTTCGGTTCGGTCGGTCCGAGCGGAGAGTTTATCGGCCGGGCCTGGATCACCGGGGATCACGAGCGAGCCCTCTGGCTTGCCCTGGCTGAAGAGAACGATTCGGACCGTCCCGGAGACGCCCGACAAAAGGCGATCCTTCGTGAGCTCTGGGGCCAGTGGCCGGAGGCGAAAGACACGCTTGACCGGTCCCACATCCGCAGTATCGTCACGTACCTGGTTGATCATCCGACCGACTTTCGAGGGGCCTTTGCTCGGGTCAGGCGCGATCTCAGGTCGATCTACTTTTCGGCCTATCAGAGCCATCTCTGGAACCTGATTCTGGGTCGGTTCATCGAGCGGCTGACCCGGCCGGAACAACGGGTGATGCATCCGTTCCGGACGGCAATGCTTCCGGTACCGGTCGGCCTGGAGCCCGAACAGGTCGATCGGCTCGCCAAAACCCGGTTGCCGTTGCCGGCGTCTCGGACGGTGATCGGCTCGGACGAGGTGGCCGAGATCGCCCGGTCGGTTGTCGTGGAGCAGGGGATGGCCTGGGAGGATCTCCGCGTCCGGCACTTGAAGGACGTCTTCCTGTCCAAAGGGGACCGCGCGGCGATCTTTCGGGCCGGTCGATGGTCGCAGTCGGACCTGAAGGACGACGATCTGTACCGAGGTCGCAAAACCCTAGAGCTGGAATTCGAGCTGCCCCGAGGAGCGTATGCGACCCTGATCGTCAAGCGCCTGACCGATGCCGCTGGCGGGCCCTCGACCGCATTGTGA
- a CDS encoding RluA family pseudouridine synthase, translated as MRPVVLDEDNHCLALNKPSGMPTQGDESGSESLVDWAREDLRVRYQKPGNVFVGLVHRLDRPVSGVVVLGKTSKGASRLSAQFRDGTVEKVYWAIVEGSPKEDAGTWTDRLIKDEAKNVVRVGAGGKEAVLAFRVLERWKGQSWLEVRPISGRSHQIRVQLASRRLPIVGDLKYGASGRLSASDGGHRIALHARSLRFKHPTTSAATLVVAPVPSDWPGPSS; from the coding sequence ATGAGACCTGTCGTGCTCGATGAAGACAACCACTGCCTTGCGCTGAACAAGCCGAGCGGGATGCCCACGCAGGGAGACGAGTCGGGATCGGAGTCGCTGGTCGACTGGGCGCGGGAGGATTTGCGCGTCCGGTATCAGAAGCCGGGAAACGTGTTCGTCGGCCTTGTGCATCGGCTCGATCGGCCGGTGTCAGGGGTGGTCGTGCTCGGCAAGACGAGTAAAGGGGCAAGCCGGCTGTCGGCCCAGTTCCGCGACGGGACGGTCGAAAAAGTGTACTGGGCGATTGTGGAGGGAAGCCCGAAGGAGGATGCAGGGACGTGGACCGATCGGCTCATCAAGGACGAGGCGAAGAACGTCGTGCGGGTCGGAGCCGGAGGGAAGGAAGCGGTCCTGGCGTTCCGGGTGCTGGAGCGTTGGAAGGGTCAATCGTGGCTGGAAGTCAGGCCGATTAGCGGCAGGAGCCATCAAATCCGGGTGCAACTAGCATCGCGAAGGTTGCCGATCGTGGGTGATTTGAAGTACGGGGCATCGGGTCGGCTATCGGCGAGCGATGGCGGGCACCGGATTGCCCTTCATGCGCGGTCGCTGCGATTCAAGCATCCGACGACGTCGGCAGCGACGCTCGTTGTCGCGCCGGTCCCGTCAGACTGGCCCGGACCCTCGTCCTGA
- a CDS encoding ArnT family glycosyltransferase has product MPADGPDPETPPRRSFWPRLGLVAVGLMALLSFGFRLADEPSFIDEWAYVSQGYFGPLWWEGRWNDQAWLEYPAIDLPPLPKYVIGAMLHLGGRPMPGRADAFAWYNNTATTFGDMDLLVWTRWPTVFLGAVGCMAVAAIGAMSFGPRAGVLAGVLLAINPLYRMHARRAMSDVPTEAFMLLALAVGLWGWRELMGGHRRGRAVLAIAGGAGTLAGLAALSKLSGGLATMTLVAWAALAVVVPGVSLGRKGLVFGSVILAGLVAFGTFILGNPVLTASPRLPEGAPDGVVNLAEQGVLGRTLAVMEHRSDVSRGAQEHPVFKAQGYPVNGLGAKLAVVGVQGFGRFGPLGPRTTDSIVRYDWAQDWGALLWGPIVMTGVIGAIGIGSRQRRAGQPPTAWAVLVQFAVGLATVLAFIPMAWDRYMLPIQSGAALLGAAAVSAVIGLIWRSKGPGDGTRG; this is encoded by the coding sequence ATGCCTGCCGACGGACCCGATCCCGAGACACCTCCCCGCCGATCGTTCTGGCCCCGCCTCGGACTCGTGGCCGTCGGGCTCATGGCCCTGCTGAGCTTTGGGTTCCGCCTGGCCGACGAGCCAAGCTTCATCGACGAGTGGGCGTACGTCTCCCAGGGCTACTTCGGGCCCCTTTGGTGGGAAGGACGCTGGAATGACCAGGCCTGGCTCGAATATCCGGCGATCGACCTTCCTCCGCTGCCGAAGTATGTGATAGGCGCCATGCTCCATCTGGGAGGGCGGCCAATGCCCGGACGGGCCGATGCCTTCGCCTGGTACAACAACACGGCCACGACCTTCGGCGACATGGACCTGCTTGTCTGGACCCGATGGCCGACTGTGTTCCTGGGGGCCGTGGGCTGCATGGCAGTGGCGGCGATCGGCGCGATGAGCTTCGGGCCTCGGGCCGGCGTCCTGGCGGGCGTCCTGCTGGCGATCAATCCGCTTTATCGGATGCACGCTCGGAGGGCGATGTCGGACGTGCCGACCGAGGCCTTCATGCTGCTGGCACTGGCCGTGGGACTCTGGGGATGGCGGGAGTTGATGGGCGGTCATCGTCGTGGACGCGCCGTGCTGGCAATCGCAGGAGGAGCGGGAACTCTGGCGGGCCTTGCCGCCCTGTCAAAGCTCAGCGGAGGTCTGGCGACGATGACTCTGGTCGCCTGGGCCGCGTTGGCGGTGGTGGTGCCAGGGGTGAGCCTCGGTCGCAAGGGCCTGGTGTTTGGGTCGGTCATCCTGGCGGGCCTGGTGGCATTCGGCACCTTCATCCTCGGTAACCCGGTGTTGACGGCTTCCCCAAGGCTTCCGGAAGGAGCGCCGGACGGGGTCGTGAATCTGGCCGAGCAAGGTGTGCTCGGCCGGACCCTGGCGGTGATGGAGCATCGTTCGGACGTGTCCCGAGGAGCGCAAGAACACCCGGTCTTCAAGGCCCAGGGGTATCCGGTCAACGGGCTGGGAGCGAAGCTTGCGGTGGTGGGAGTGCAAGGGTTTGGCCGGTTTGGACCGCTCGGGCCGAGGACGACCGACTCGATCGTCCGTTACGACTGGGCGCAGGACTGGGGAGCCTTGCTCTGGGGGCCGATCGTGATGACGGGGGTGATTGGGGCGATCGGAATCGGGAGTCGTCAGCGTCGAGCAGGGCAGCCGCCGACGGCCTGGGCGGTGTTGGTCCAGTTCGCCGTCGGGTTGGCGACCGTCTTGGCGTTCATCCCGATGGCCTGGGATCGCTACATGCTGCCGATCCAGTCGGGAGCGGCCTTGCTGGGAGCGGCTGCGGTGTCGGCGGTCATCGGGTTGATCTGGCGGAGCAAGGGCCCGGGGGATGGGACGCGTGGCTGA